A genomic stretch from Enterobacter oligotrophicus includes:
- a CDS encoding F0F1 ATP synthase subunit epsilon, which yields MAMTYHLDVVSAEQQMFSGLVEKIQVTGSEGELGIFPGHAPLLTAIKPGMIRIVKQFGHEEFIYLSGGILEVQPGSVTVLADTAIRGQDLDEARALESKRKAEEHINSSHGDVDYAQASAELAKAIAKLRVIELTKKAM from the coding sequence ATGGCAATGACTTACCACCTGGACGTCGTCAGTGCAGAGCAACAAATGTTCTCTGGTCTGGTCGAGAAAATCCAGGTAACGGGTAGTGAAGGTGAACTGGGTATCTTCCCTGGTCACGCGCCGCTGCTCACCGCCATTAAGCCTGGTATGATCCGCATCGTTAAACAGTTCGGTCATGAAGAGTTTATCTATCTGTCCGGCGGCATTCTCGAAGTGCAGCCAGGTAGTGTGACCGTTCTGGCCGATACCGCTATTCGTGGCCAGGATCTCGACGAAGCGCGAGCCCTGGAATCGAAGCGTAAGGCTGAAGAGCACATTAACAGCTCTCATGGTGACGTGGATTACGCTCAGGCGTCTGCGGAGCTGGCCAAAGCGATCGCCAAACTGCGCGTTATCGAGTTGACCAAAAAAGCGATGTAA
- the atpD gene encoding F0F1 ATP synthase subunit beta, producing the protein MATGKIVQVIGAVVDVEFPQDAVPRVYDALEVQNGNESLVLEVQQQLGGGIVRTIAMGSSDGLRRGLEVKDLEHPIEVPVGKATLGRIMNVLGQPIDMKGDIGEEERWAIHRAAPSYEELSSSQELLETGIKVIDLMCPFAKGGKVGLFGGAGVGKTVNMMELIRNIAIEHSGYSVFAGVGERTREGNDFYHEMTDSNVLDKVSLVYGQMNEPPGNRLRVALTGLTMAEKFRDEGRDVLLFVDNIYRYTLAGTEVSALLGRMPSAVGYQPTLAEEMGVLQERITSTKTGSITSVQAVYVPADDLTDPSPATTFAHLDATVVLSRQIASLGIYPAVDPLDSTSRQLDPLVVGQEHYDTARGVQSLLQRYQELKDIIAILGMDELSEEDKLVVARARKIQRFLSQPFFVAEVFTGSPGKYVSLKDTIRGFKGIMEGEYDHLPEQAFYMVGSIEEAVEKAKKL; encoded by the coding sequence ATGGCTACTGGAAAGATTGTCCAGGTAATCGGCGCCGTGGTGGACGTCGAGTTCCCTCAGGACGCCGTACCACGCGTGTACGACGCGCTTGAGGTACAGAATGGTAACGAGAGCCTGGTGCTGGAAGTTCAGCAGCAGCTCGGCGGCGGTATCGTGCGTACCATCGCCATGGGTTCTTCCGACGGTCTGCGTCGTGGTCTGGAAGTGAAAGACCTCGAGCACCCGATCGAAGTGCCTGTAGGTAAAGCAACACTGGGTCGTATCATGAACGTATTGGGTCAACCCATCGACATGAAAGGCGACATCGGTGAAGAAGAGCGTTGGGCTATCCACCGCGCAGCACCGTCCTACGAAGAGCTGTCCAGCTCTCAGGAACTGCTGGAAACCGGCATCAAAGTTATCGACCTGATGTGTCCGTTTGCGAAGGGCGGTAAAGTTGGTCTGTTCGGTGGTGCGGGTGTAGGTAAAACCGTAAACATGATGGAGCTGATCCGTAACATCGCGATCGAGCACTCCGGTTACTCCGTGTTTGCGGGCGTAGGTGAACGTACTCGTGAGGGTAACGACTTCTACCACGAAATGACCGACTCCAACGTTCTGGACAAAGTATCCCTGGTTTACGGCCAGATGAACGAGCCACCAGGAAACCGTCTGCGTGTTGCGCTGACTGGCCTGACGATGGCTGAGAAGTTCCGTGACGAAGGTCGTGACGTTCTGCTGTTCGTTGATAACATCTACCGTTACACCCTGGCCGGTACGGAAGTATCTGCACTGTTGGGTCGTATGCCTTCAGCGGTAGGTTATCAGCCTACACTGGCGGAAGAGATGGGTGTTCTTCAGGAACGTATCACCTCAACCAAAACCGGTTCTATCACCTCCGTTCAGGCGGTATACGTACCTGCGGATGACTTGACTGACCCATCACCAGCCACCACCTTTGCTCACTTAGATGCAACCGTGGTACTGAGCCGTCAGATCGCGTCTCTGGGTATCTACCCGGCCGTTGACCCGCTGGACTCCACCAGCCGTCAGCTGGACCCACTGGTTGTTGGTCAGGAACACTACGACACCGCGCGTGGCGTACAGTCCCTGTTGCAGCGTTACCAGGAACTGAAAGACATCATCGCCATCCTGGGTATGGATGAACTGTCTGAAGAAGATAAACTGGTGGTAGCACGTGCGCGTAAGATCCAGCGCTTCCTGTCCCAGCCGTTCTTCGTTGCGGAAGTATTCACCGGTTCTCCGGGTAAATACGTTTCCCTGAAAGACACCATCCGTGGCTTTAAAGGCATCATGGAAGGCGAATACGATCACCTGCCAGAGCAGGCGTTCTACATGGTTGGTTCCATCGAAGAAGCCGTGGAAAAAGCCAAAAAACTTTAA
- the atpG gene encoding F0F1 ATP synthase subunit gamma yields MAGAKEIRSKIASVQNTQKITKAMEMVAASKMRKSQDRMAASRPYADTMRKVIGHLANGNLEYKHPYLEERDVKRVGYLVVSTDRGLCGGLNINLFKKLLTDMKAWSEKGVQCDLALIGSKGVSFFNSVGGNIVAQVTGMGDNPSLSELIGPVKVMLQAYDEGRLDRLYVVSNKFINTMSQVPTLTQLLPLPASEDEELKQKAWDYLYEPDPKPLLDTLLRRYVESQVYQGVVENLASEQAARMVAMKAATDNGGSLIKELQLVYNKARQASITQELTEIVSGAAAV; encoded by the coding sequence ATGGCCGGCGCAAAAGAGATACGTAGTAAGATCGCAAGCGTCCAGAACACGCAGAAGATCACTAAAGCGATGGAGATGGTCGCCGCTTCCAAAATGCGTAAATCGCAGGATCGCATGGCGGCCAGCCGTCCTTATGCAGATACCATGCGCAAAGTGATTGGTCACCTTGCAAACGGTAATCTGGAATATAAGCACCCTTACCTGGAAGAACGCGACGTTAAGCGCGTGGGCTACCTGGTGGTGTCGACCGACCGTGGTCTGTGTGGCGGCTTGAACATTAACCTGTTCAAAAAACTGCTGACGGATATGAAAGCATGGTCCGAAAAAGGCGTTCAGTGCGATCTGGCACTGATTGGCTCTAAGGGCGTTTCTTTCTTTAACTCCGTGGGTGGCAACATTGTCGCTCAGGTGACCGGTATGGGTGATAACCCGTCCCTGTCCGAACTGATCGGCCCGGTTAAAGTGATGTTGCAGGCCTATGATGAAGGCCGTCTGGACAGACTGTACGTTGTCAGCAACAAATTTATTAACACCATGTCTCAGGTCCCAACGCTCACTCAACTGCTGCCTTTACCGGCATCAGAAGATGAAGAGCTGAAGCAAAAAGCCTGGGATTACCTGTATGAACCCGATCCGAAACCGCTGTTGGATACTCTGCTGCGTCGTTATGTCGAATCTCAGGTTTATCAGGGCGTTGTAGAAAACCTGGCCAGCGAGCAAGCCGCACGAATGGTGGCGATGAAAGCCGCGACTGATAATGGCGGCAGCCTGATTAAAGAGCTGCAGTTGGTATACAACAAAGCTCGTCAGGCCAGCATTACTCAGGAACTCACCGAGATCGTCTCGGGGGCCGCCGCGGTTTAA
- the atpA gene encoding F0F1 ATP synthase subunit alpha, translating into MQLNSTEISELIKQRIAQFNVVSEAHNEGTIVSVSDGVIRIHGLADCMQGEMISLPGNRYAIALNLERDSVGAVVMGPYADLAEGMKVKCTGRILEVPVGRGLLGRVVNTLGAPIDGKGPVEHDGFSPIEVIAPGVIDRQSVDQPVQTGYKSVDAMIPIGRGQRELIIGDRQTGKTAMAIDAIINQRDSGIKCVYVAIGQKASTISNVVRKLEEHGALSNTIVVVATASESAALQYLAPYAGCAMGEYFRDRGEDALIVYDDLSKQAVAYRQVSLLLRRPPGREAFPGDVFYLHSRLLERASRVNAEYVENFTKGEVKGKTGSLTALPIIETQAGDVSAFVPTNVISITDGQIFLETNLFNSGIRPAVNPGISVSRVGGAAQTKIIKKLSGGIRTALAQYRELAAFSQFASDLDEATRKQLSHGQKVTELLKQKQYAPMTVAQQGLVLFAAERGYLEDVELAKIGSFEAALLAYVDRDHAPLMQEINQTGGYNDEIEGKLKAILDSFKATQSW; encoded by the coding sequence ATGCAACTGAATTCCACCGAAATCAGCGAACTGATCAAGCAGCGCATTGCTCAGTTCAATGTTGTGAGTGAAGCTCACAACGAAGGTACTATTGTTTCTGTAAGTGACGGTGTTATCCGCATTCACGGCCTGGCCGATTGTATGCAGGGTGAGATGATTTCCCTGCCGGGTAACCGTTACGCCATCGCACTGAACCTGGAGCGCGACTCCGTGGGTGCCGTTGTGATGGGTCCATACGCTGACCTCGCCGAAGGCATGAAGGTTAAGTGTACTGGCCGTATTCTGGAAGTGCCGGTTGGCCGTGGCCTGCTGGGTCGCGTTGTTAACACCCTGGGTGCGCCAATCGACGGTAAAGGTCCGGTTGAGCACGATGGCTTCTCCCCAATCGAAGTTATCGCACCAGGCGTTATCGACCGTCAGTCCGTAGATCAGCCTGTTCAGACAGGTTATAAGTCCGTTGATGCCATGATCCCAATCGGTCGTGGTCAGCGTGAACTGATCATCGGTGACCGTCAGACCGGTAAAACCGCGATGGCAATCGACGCCATCATCAACCAGCGTGACTCCGGCATCAAATGTGTGTACGTGGCTATCGGCCAGAAAGCGTCCACCATTTCTAACGTGGTTCGTAAACTGGAAGAGCACGGCGCGCTGTCTAACACCATCGTTGTGGTGGCGACCGCGTCTGAATCTGCTGCACTGCAATACCTGGCACCATACGCCGGTTGCGCAATGGGCGAATACTTCCGTGACCGCGGTGAAGATGCACTGATCGTATACGATGACCTGTCTAAACAGGCTGTTGCTTATCGTCAGGTTTCCCTGCTGCTCCGTCGTCCACCTGGACGTGAAGCGTTCCCTGGCGACGTATTCTACCTCCACTCTCGTCTGCTGGAGCGTGCTTCCCGCGTTAACGCGGAATACGTCGAGAACTTCACCAAAGGTGAAGTGAAGGGTAAAACGGGCTCTCTGACGGCTCTGCCGATCATTGAAACCCAGGCGGGTGACGTTTCTGCGTTCGTTCCGACCAACGTAATTTCCATTACCGATGGTCAGATCTTCCTGGAAACCAACCTGTTTAACTCCGGTATTCGTCCGGCAGTTAACCCTGGTATCTCCGTATCCCGTGTGGGTGGTGCTGCTCAGACCAAGATCATCAAGAAACTGTCCGGTGGTATCCGTACCGCGCTGGCACAGTATCGTGAACTGGCTGCGTTCTCTCAGTTCGCATCCGATCTGGACGAAGCAACCCGTAAACAGCTGAGCCACGGTCAGAAAGTGACCGAGCTGCTGAAGCAGAAACAGTACGCTCCAATGACTGTTGCTCAGCAGGGTCTGGTGCTGTTCGCGGCTGAACGCGGTTACCTCGAAGATGTGGAACTGGCGAAAATCGGTAGCTTCGAAGCCGCTCTGCTGGCTTACGTCGACCGTGATCACGCTCCGCTGATGCAAGAGATCAACCAGACCGGTGGCTATAACGACGAAATCGAAGGCAAGCTGAAAGCTATCCTCGATTCCTTCAAAGCAACCCAATCCTGGTAA
- the atpH gene encoding F0F1 ATP synthase subunit delta, with protein MSEFVTVARPYAKAAFDFAVEHQNVDRWQNMLAFAAEVTKNEQMAELLSGALAPETLAASFIAVCGEQLDANGQNLIKVMAENGRLRVLPDVLEQFEHLRALSEATAEVEVTSATELSEEQLAKITAAMEKRLSRKVKLNCKIDKSVMAGVIIRSGDMVIDGSVRGRLERLADVLQS; from the coding sequence ATGTCTGAATTTGTTACGGTAGCTCGCCCCTACGCCAAAGCAGCTTTTGACTTTGCTGTCGAACACCAAAATGTCGATCGCTGGCAGAATATGCTGGCGTTTGCCGCTGAGGTGACGAAAAACGAACAAATGGCTGAGTTGCTTTCCGGTGCGTTAGCACCTGAAACCCTCGCCGCGTCGTTTATCGCCGTGTGCGGAGAGCAACTGGATGCCAACGGCCAGAACCTGATTAAGGTGATGGCAGAAAATGGTCGTCTCCGTGTGCTCCCGGATGTTCTCGAGCAGTTTGAGCACTTACGTGCCCTCAGTGAAGCTACTGCCGAAGTCGAAGTGACTTCCGCAACTGAACTGAGTGAAGAACAGCTTGCGAAAATTACCGCCGCGATGGAAAAACGTCTGTCACGCAAAGTTAAGCTGAATTGCAAAATCGATAAGTCTGTAATGGCAGGCGTAATCATCCGCTCGGGTGATATGGTCATTGATGGCAGCGTACGCGGCCGTCTTGAGCGCCTTGCAGACGTCTTGCAGTCTTAA
- the atpF gene encoding F0F1 ATP synthase subunit B: MNMNATILGQAIAFILFVWFCMKYVWPPLMAAIEKRQKEIADGLASAERAKKDLDLAQANATDQLKKAKAEAQVIIEQANKRRSQILDEAKAEAEQERTKIVTQAQAEIEAERKRAREELRKQVAILAVAGAEKIIERSVDEAANSDIVDKLVAEL, from the coding sequence GTGAACATGAACGCAACAATCCTCGGCCAGGCCATCGCGTTTATTCTCTTTGTCTGGTTCTGCATGAAGTATGTATGGCCGCCTTTAATGGCTGCCATCGAAAAACGTCAGAAAGAAATTGCTGACGGTCTGGCTTCTGCAGAACGCGCTAAGAAAGATTTGGACCTTGCACAGGCCAACGCGACAGACCAGCTGAAAAAAGCGAAAGCGGAAGCTCAGGTAATCATTGAACAGGCTAACAAACGCCGTTCTCAGATCCTGGACGAAGCCAAAGCTGAAGCAGAACAGGAACGTACTAAGATCGTGACACAGGCTCAGGCTGAAATTGAAGCTGAGCGTAAACGTGCTCGTGAAGAACTGCGTAAGCAGGTTGCGATTCTGGCTGTTGCTGGCGCCGAGAAGATCATCGAACGTTCCGTGGATGAAGCTGCTAACAGCGACATCGTGGACAAACTTGTCGCTGAACTGTAA
- the atpE gene encoding F0F1 ATP synthase subunit C codes for MENLNMDLLYMAAAVMMGLAAIGAAIGIGILGGKFLEGAARQPDLIPLLRTQFFIVMGLVDAIPMIAVGLGLYVMFAVA; via the coding sequence ATGGAAAACCTGAATATGGATCTGCTGTACATGGCTGCCGCTGTGATGATGGGTCTGGCGGCTATCGGTGCTGCGATCGGTATCGGCATCCTCGGAGGTAAATTCCTGGAAGGCGCAGCGCGTCAACCGGATCTGATTCCTCTGCTGCGTACTCAGTTCTTTATCGTTATGGGTCTGGTGGATGCAATCCCAATGATCGCTGTAGGTCTGGGTCTGTACGTGATGTTTGCTGTCGCGTAG
- the atpB gene encoding F0F1 ATP synthase subunit A produces MASENMTPQDYIGHHLNNLQLDLRTFSLVDPHNPPATFWTINIDSMFFSVVLGLLFLAMFRGVAKRATSGVPGKFQTFVEMIIGFVHGSVKDMYHGKSKLIAPLALTVFVWVFLMNLMDLLPIDLLPFIGEHIFGLPALRVVPSADVNITLSMALGVFILILFYSIKMKGVSGFVKELTLQPFNHWAFIPVNLILEGVSLLSKPVSLGLRLFGNMYAGELIFILIAGLLPWWSQWILNVPWAIFHILIITLQAFIFMVLTIVYLSMASEEH; encoded by the coding sequence ATGGCTTCAGAAAATATGACGCCGCAGGATTACATAGGTCACCATCTGAATAACCTTCAGCTGGACCTGCGTACATTCTCGCTGGTGGATCCACATAACCCCCCGGCCACCTTCTGGACGATCAACATCGACTCCATGTTCTTCTCGGTGGTTTTGGGTCTTCTGTTCCTGGCCATGTTCCGCGGTGTTGCTAAAAGGGCGACCAGCGGTGTTCCAGGGAAATTCCAGACGTTCGTCGAAATGATCATCGGTTTCGTACATGGCAGCGTTAAGGACATGTACCATGGCAAGAGCAAGCTGATTGCTCCGCTGGCCCTGACCGTGTTCGTTTGGGTCTTCCTGATGAACCTGATGGACCTGCTGCCAATTGACCTGCTGCCGTTCATCGGCGAGCACATCTTCGGCCTGCCAGCACTGCGTGTTGTACCGTCTGCGGACGTGAACATCACCCTGTCGATGGCGCTGGGCGTGTTTATCCTGATTCTTTTCTACAGCATCAAAATGAAAGGCGTAAGCGGCTTTGTGAAAGAGCTTACCTTGCAGCCGTTCAACCACTGGGCGTTCATTCCGGTCAACCTGATCCTGGAAGGCGTGAGCCTGCTGTCCAAACCTGTTTCACTGGGTCTGCGACTGTTCGGCAACATGTATGCGGGTGAGCTGATTTTCATTCTGATCGCGGGTCTTCTGCCGTGGTGGTCACAGTGGATTCTGAATGTGCCATGGGCCATTTTCCACATCCTGATCATTACGCTGCAAGCCTTTATCTTCATGGTTCTGACGATCGTCTATCTGTCGATGGCGTCTGAAGAGCACTGA
- the atpI gene encoding F0F1 ATP synthase subunit I yields the protein MSVSLLSGNVARKLLFIQFLAVIASGLLFSLKDPFWGISAVCGGLAVVLPNVLFMIFAWRHQAHTPAKGRVAWSFALGEVCKVLLTFALLVMALAVLKVVFMPLIATWVLVLVVQVLAPAVINNKG from the coding sequence ATGTCTGTGTCGCTCTTGAGTGGAAACGTTGCTCGTAAACTTCTGTTCATTCAGTTTCTGGCCGTGATAGCAAGTGGACTGCTGTTTAGCCTCAAAGACCCCTTCTGGGGCATCTCCGCCGTATGCGGGGGTTTGGCGGTTGTTCTGCCAAACGTGTTGTTTATGATTTTTGCCTGGCGTCATCAGGCGCATACACCTGCTAAAGGCCGCGTGGCCTGGTCCTTCGCTCTTGGTGAAGTGTGTAAGGTGTTGCTGACCTTTGCTCTACTGGTGATGGCGCTGGCGGTTTTGAAAGTGGTCTTTATGCCACTGATAGCAACGTGGGTTTTGGTGCTGGTGGTACAAGTTCTGGCTCCAGCTGTAATCAATAACAAAGGGTAA
- the rsmG gene encoding 16S rRNA (guanine(527)-N(7))-methyltransferase RsmG — translation MLNKLSRLLEEAGISLTDHQKNQLVAYVEMLHKWNKAYNLTSVRDPNEMLIRHILDSIVVAPYLNGERFIDVGTGPGLPGIPLSIVRPESHFTLLDSLGKRVRFLRQVQHELKLENITPVQSRVEAFPAEPPFDGVISRAFASLNDMVSWCKHLPAEDGCFYALKGQVPEDEIEQLPEGFSVESIEKLQIPHLDGERHLVIIKPKNF, via the coding sequence GTGCTCAATAAACTCTCTCGTCTGCTGGAAGAAGCAGGTATTTCGCTCACCGATCACCAGAAAAACCAGCTGGTGGCGTATGTCGAAATGCTGCATAAATGGAACAAAGCGTACAATCTGACCTCCGTACGCGATCCCAACGAGATGCTGATTCGCCATATTCTCGATAGCATCGTGGTGGCACCTTATCTGAACGGCGAGCGCTTTATTGACGTCGGCACAGGCCCAGGCCTGCCGGGAATCCCTTTGTCGATTGTCCGCCCTGAAAGCCATTTCACGCTGCTGGATAGCCTCGGGAAACGCGTCCGCTTCTTACGCCAGGTGCAGCATGAACTGAAGCTGGAAAACATCACTCCCGTCCAGAGCAGGGTAGAGGCGTTCCCGGCAGAGCCGCCGTTTGATGGCGTCATTAGCCGCGCATTCGCCTCACTCAACGACATGGTGAGCTGGTGCAAGCACTTGCCGGCAGAAGATGGCTGTTTTTACGCCCTGAAAGGGCAGGTTCCTGAAGACGAAATTGAACAGTTACCGGAAGGTTTTTCCGTCGAATCTATTGAGAAATTACAGATTCCTCATCTCGACGGTGAGCGTCACCTGGTGATTATTAAGCCAAAAAATTTTTAA
- the mnmG gene encoding tRNA uridine-5-carboxymethylaminomethyl(34) synthesis enzyme MnmG — MFYQDPFDVIIIGGGHAGTEAAMAAARMGQQTLLLTHNIDTLGQMSCNPAIGGIGKGHLVKEVDALGGLMAKAIDQAGIQFRILNASKGPAVRATRAQADRVLYRQAVRTALENQPNLMIFQQAVEDLIVENDRVVGAVTQMGLKFRAKAVVLTVGTFLDGKIHIGLDNYSGGRAGDPPSIPLSRRLRELPLRVSRLKTGTPPRIDARTIDFSVLAQQHGDNPMPVFSFMGNAAQHPQQVPCYITHTNEKTHDVIRNNLDRSPMYAGVIEGIGPRYCPSIEDKVMRFADRNQHQIFLEPEGLTSNEIYPNGISTSLPFDVQMQIVRSMQGMENAKIVRPGYAIEYDFFDPRDLKPTLESKFIHGLFFAGQINGTTGYEEAAAQGLLAGLNAARFSAEKEGWAPGRSQAYLGVLVDDLCTLGTKEPYRMFTSRAEYRLMLREDNADLRLTEKGRELGLVDDERWARFNEKLERIEQERQRLKTTWVNPQAETAAEVNAHLTAPLSREASGEDLLRRPEVTYENLVKLTAFAPGLEDAEAAEQVEIQVKYEGYIARQQDEIEKQQRNENTLLPEMLDYRQVTGLSNEVIAKLNDHKPVSIGQASRISGVTPAAISILLVWLKKQGMLRRSA, encoded by the coding sequence ATGTTTTATCAGGATCCTTTTGACGTCATCATCATTGGCGGGGGTCATGCAGGCACTGAGGCCGCAATGGCCGCAGCGCGAATGGGTCAGCAGACCCTGCTTTTGACACACAATATCGACACGCTGGGACAAATGTCCTGTAATCCGGCGATTGGCGGCATTGGGAAAGGACACCTGGTAAAAGAAGTGGATGCGCTTGGCGGCCTGATGGCGAAAGCCATCGATCAGGCGGGCATCCAGTTTAGGATACTAAACGCGAGTAAAGGCCCTGCCGTTCGTGCTACCCGTGCACAGGCAGACCGCGTGCTTTATCGCCAGGCTGTACGTACCGCGCTGGAGAACCAGCCGAATTTGATGATCTTCCAGCAGGCCGTTGAAGATCTGATCGTTGAGAACGATCGCGTTGTCGGTGCGGTGACCCAGATGGGGCTCAAATTCCGGGCCAAAGCGGTGGTGCTGACCGTCGGGACATTCCTGGACGGTAAAATCCATATTGGTCTGGACAACTACAGCGGCGGCCGTGCAGGCGATCCGCCGTCTATTCCGCTGTCTCGCCGTCTGCGTGAACTGCCGCTGCGCGTCAGCCGCCTGAAAACCGGCACGCCTCCACGCATTGATGCGCGAACCATCGATTTCAGCGTACTGGCACAGCAACACGGTGATAACCCAATGCCGGTCTTCTCGTTTATGGGCAATGCCGCGCAGCATCCGCAACAGGTGCCGTGCTACATCACGCATACCAACGAGAAAACCCATGACGTGATCCGCAATAACCTCGATCGCAGCCCAATGTATGCGGGTGTGATCGAAGGGATCGGCCCACGTTACTGCCCGTCGATCGAAGACAAAGTGATGCGCTTTGCCGATCGTAACCAGCACCAGATCTTCCTTGAGCCGGAAGGACTGACGTCTAATGAAATTTACCCGAACGGTATCTCCACCAGCCTGCCGTTTGATGTGCAGATGCAAATTGTTCGCTCAATGCAGGGTATGGAGAACGCGAAAATCGTTCGTCCTGGCTACGCTATTGAGTACGATTTCTTCGACCCACGTGACCTGAAGCCGACTCTGGAGAGCAAATTCATCCACGGTCTGTTCTTCGCGGGCCAGATTAACGGCACCACCGGCTACGAAGAAGCCGCAGCACAGGGACTGCTTGCAGGTCTGAATGCCGCACGCTTCTCCGCTGAGAAAGAGGGCTGGGCACCGGGTCGCTCTCAGGCCTATCTGGGCGTGCTGGTTGACGATCTCTGCACGCTGGGAACCAAAGAACCGTACCGCATGTTCACTTCACGTGCGGAATACCGCCTGATGCTGCGCGAAGACAACGCCGACCTGCGCCTGACCGAAAAGGGCCGCGAGCTGGGTCTGGTGGATGACGAACGTTGGGCGCGTTTCAACGAGAAGCTGGAACGCATTGAACAGGAACGTCAGCGCCTGAAAACAACGTGGGTGAACCCACAGGCGGAAACCGCTGCTGAAGTGAACGCTCACTTAACAGCGCCGCTTTCACGCGAAGCCAGTGGTGAAGATTTACTGCGTCGTCCTGAAGTGACCTATGAGAACCTGGTTAAACTGACCGCGTTTGCGCCGGGCCTTGAAGACGCTGAAGCGGCTGAGCAGGTCGAAATTCAGGTGAAATACGAAGGTTACATTGCACGTCAGCAAGACGAGATCGAAAAACAGCAACGCAACGAAAATACATTGTTGCCGGAAATGCTGGACTATCGGCAGGTGACGGGCCTTTCTAACGAAGTGATCGCCAAGCTGAACGATCACAAGCCTGTGTCGATCGGCCAGGCTTCCCGTATCTCCGGCGTCACACCTGCCGCTATCTCAATTCTGCTGGTGTGGCTGAAAAAACAAGGCATGCTGCGCCGCAGCGCGTAG
- the mioC gene encoding FMN-binding protein MioC — MADITLISGSTLGGAEYVAEHLAEKLEDAGFSTETLHGPLLEDLPTDGVWLLITSTHGAGDLPDNLQPLYDELLEQQPDLSNVRFGAVGIGSREYDTFCGAIEKVEAAVTSCGAKQLGETLKINILDHDIPEDPAEIWLGEWKNLLKND; from the coding sequence ATGGCGGACATTACTCTTATCAGCGGCAGCACCCTGGGCGGTGCGGAATATGTAGCGGAACATCTGGCTGAGAAGCTGGAAGATGCAGGTTTCTCAACAGAAACGCTGCACGGCCCGTTACTTGAAGATCTCCCGACTGACGGGGTCTGGCTGCTGATCACCTCCACGCACGGTGCGGGCGATCTGCCGGATAACCTGCAACCTTTATATGACGAACTACTGGAACAACAGCCCGACCTGTCAAATGTCCGGTTTGGTGCAGTCGGTATCGGTAGCCGTGAATATGACACTTTCTGCGGTGCAATAGAGAAAGTCGAAGCCGCTGTGACCTCTTGTGGGGCAAAACAGTTGGGTGAAACGCTGAAGATCAACATCCTCGATCATGATATTCCGGAAGATCCGGCGGAGATCTGGCTGGGTGAATGGAAAAATTTACTCAAAAACGATTAA
- the asnC gene encoding transcriptional regulator AsnC, with translation MENYQIDNLDRGILEALMANARTAYAELAKQFGVSPGTIHVRVEKMKQAGIITGARIDVSPKQLGYDVCCFIGIILKSAKDYPSALAKLNALDEVTEAYYTTGHYSIFIKVMCRSIDALQQVLINKIQTIDEIQSTETLISLQNPIMRTIRP, from the coding sequence ATGGAAAATTATCAGATCGACAATCTGGATCGCGGCATCCTGGAGGCCTTAATGGCCAATGCGCGCACCGCCTATGCCGAACTGGCTAAACAGTTTGGCGTCAGTCCGGGGACGATTCACGTTCGCGTAGAGAAGATGAAACAGGCGGGGATCATTACGGGCGCGCGTATTGACGTTAGCCCTAAGCAACTCGGTTACGACGTCTGCTGCTTCATTGGCATTATTCTTAAAAGCGCCAAAGACTATCCTTCAGCCCTGGCAAAACTGAACGCGCTGGATGAAGTCACAGAGGCGTATTACACCACCGGGCACTACAGCATCTTTATAAAGGTGATGTGCCGATCCATCGACGCCCTCCAGCAGGTACTTATCAACAAGATCCAAACAATTGATGAAATTCAGTCCACCGAGACCCTGATCTCCCTGCAAAACCCGATCATGCGGACCATCCGCCCGTGA